In Camelina sativa cultivar DH55 chromosome 16, Cs, whole genome shotgun sequence, a single window of DNA contains:
- the LOC104749821 gene encoding tropinone reductase homolog At2g30670 isoform X1: protein MMDKRWSLQGMTALVTGGASGIGHAIVEELASFGARIHVCDISETLMNQSLSEWENKGFQVSGSICDVSSHSERETLMQTVSRMFDGKLNILVNNVGVVRSKPTIEFVADDFSFHITTNLESAYHLSQLSHPLLKASEYGSIIFISSVGGVVSMECGSIYSLTKGALNQLARTLACEWARDSIRANSVAPNFIYTAMAQPTLEDADFKNSLFSRIPLGRAGEPKEVASLVAFLCLPAASYITGQTICVDGGLTVNGFSYKPHA from the exons ATGATGGATAAAAGATGGAGTCTTCAAGGTATGACAGCTCTTGTAACTGGTGGAGCCAGCGGAATCGG GCATGCTATAGTAGAAGAGCTAGCTAGTTTTGGAGCTAGAATCCATGTATGCGATATATCTGAAACACTAATGAATCAAAGTTTAAGCGAATGGGAAAATAAAGGATTTCAAGTGAGTGGTTCAATATGTGATGTATCCTCTCATTCCGAGAGAGAAACACTTATGCAAACCGTCTCAAGGATGTTTGATGGCAAGCTGAACATCCTT GTGAACAACGTTGGTGTAGTTCGTTCAAAGCCAACAATAGAATTTGTGGCAGACGATTTCTCGTTCCATATTACTACAAACCTGGAATCTGCATATCATCTTAGCCAACTTTCACATCCTCTCCTTAAAGCTTCTGAATATGGAAGCATCATATTTATTTCCTCTGTTGGAGGAGTTGTATCAATGGAGTGTGGATCCATCTATAGTTTAACGAAAG GAGCTTTGAATCAACTGGCAAGAACTTTGGCGTGTGAATGGGCAAGAGATAGCATACGAGCCAACTCGGTTGCTCCTAATTTTATCTATACTGCAATGGCTCAACCT ACTTTGGAAGACGCCGATTTCAAGAACAGTTTGTTTAGTAGAATCCCACTTGGTCGCGCTGGAGAGCCTAAAGAGGTTGCATCACTTGTGGCTTTTCTGTGTCTGCCTGCAGCTTCATATATTACTGGTCAGACCATTTGTGTTGATGGGGGTCTCACTGTCAATGGTTTCTCCTATAAGCCACATGCTTGA
- the LOC104749821 gene encoding tropinone reductase homolog At2g30670 isoform X2 produces MESSRYDSSCNWWSQRNRIRHAIVEELASFGARIHVCDISETLMNQSLSEWENKGFQVSGSICDVSSHSERETLMQTVSRMFDGKLNILVNNVGVVRSKPTIEFVADDFSFHITTNLESAYHLSQLSHPLLKASEYGSIIFISSVGGVVSMECGSIYSLTKGALNQLARTLACEWARDSIRANSVAPNFIYTAMAQPTLEDADFKNSLFSRIPLGRAGEPKEVASLVAFLCLPAASYITGQTICVDGGLTVNGFSYKPHA; encoded by the exons ATGGAGTCTTCAAGGTATGACAGCTCTTGTAACTGGTGGAGCCAGCGGAATCG GATTAGGCATGCTATAGTAGAAGAGCTAGCTAGTTTTGGAGCTAGAATCCATGTATGCGATATATCTGAAACACTAATGAATCAAAGTTTAAGCGAATGGGAAAATAAAGGATTTCAAGTGAGTGGTTCAATATGTGATGTATCCTCTCATTCCGAGAGAGAAACACTTATGCAAACCGTCTCAAGGATGTTTGATGGCAAGCTGAACATCCTT GTGAACAACGTTGGTGTAGTTCGTTCAAAGCCAACAATAGAATTTGTGGCAGACGATTTCTCGTTCCATATTACTACAAACCTGGAATCTGCATATCATCTTAGCCAACTTTCACATCCTCTCCTTAAAGCTTCTGAATATGGAAGCATCATATTTATTTCCTCTGTTGGAGGAGTTGTATCAATGGAGTGTGGATCCATCTATAGTTTAACGAAAG GAGCTTTGAATCAACTGGCAAGAACTTTGGCGTGTGAATGGGCAAGAGATAGCATACGAGCCAACTCGGTTGCTCCTAATTTTATCTATACTGCAATGGCTCAACCT ACTTTGGAAGACGCCGATTTCAAGAACAGTTTGTTTAGTAGAATCCCACTTGGTCGCGCTGGAGAGCCTAAAGAGGTTGCATCACTTGTGGCTTTTCTGTGTCTGCCTGCAGCTTCATATATTACTGGTCAGACCATTTGTGTTGATGGGGGTCTCACTGTCAATGGTTTCTCCTATAAGCCACATGCTTGA